TTATGCTTATTTCTTGATTGAAATTCCTTATCTAAACGTTCTTTTATTTTATTCATTATCTATCCAAATTTTTGATTGGGTATAATACCAATAATTAAAGAAAAAGAGTGTTAAATGAATAATATATTAATAACAGGATGTTCCACAGGTATTGGTTTAGAAACTGCTTTAGTTTTAAAACAAAATGGTTTTAAAGTATATGCAAGTGCTAGAGAGCAAGATGATGTGACAAAGCTTACAAACCTTGGATTTGACACATTTAAAATTGATGTTACAAAAAAAGAAGATATATCAAATGCTTTAAATACAATATTAGAAAATGACAAAAAACTTGATGCTGTATTTAACAATGCTGGGTATGGACAGCCAGGTGCTGTTGAAGATATAAGTGTTGAAGTACTTAAAGAGCAATTTGAAACTAATGTTTTTGGTTTACATGAATTGACTCTTCAAACTATGAAAATATTTAGAAAACAGGGGTTTGGAAAAATAATACAACATAGTTCTGTTTTAGGAATTATATCACTAAAATTTAGAGGAGCCTATAATGCAAGTAAATATGCAATAGAAGGATTAACAGATACACTAAGACAAGAAGTATTAAATTCAAATATTTATGTTAGTGTAATAAATACTGGACCCGTAACATCTGAATTTAGAGCAAATGCATTAAAAATGTTTAATAAAAATATTGATATAGAAAATAGTCATTTTTCACAAAAATATAAAAAAGAATTGAAAAAAAGATTAGAATCAAAAGAAGATAATACACCTTTTACTCTTCCTTCATCTTCAGTTGCAAATATAGTATTTGATATTATGAATAGCAAAAAACCAAAGCCTAGGTATTATGTTACTAAAGCGACATATATTTTAGGGTTTTGTAAAAGAATATTCTCAACTTCAATAATGGATAAAATCTTAAATAAAATGTAATATGAAAAGAAGTTTTAACTTCTTTTCATATCAATAATAAGTTGAGCAATTGATTTCTCAACTGAATCAAAAAGAGCTTTTTGTAAAATCGTTTTATTATTTAGCAAAGTACTTTCATTATATGAAAAAGAATCATTTACTACAGAATTTGAATAAATCACATCAGAATTTTTATTTAATATTTCTAAATCTATAAAAATCTTTATTGTTGCATTAGAACTAAAAAGTGAAGAATCAATCACAAGTTTTGGAATAAATAAATGAACAGTATAATCAGCACCAAAAGCTACATATTTATTTTTATAATAGCTGTCATTTTTCATTTGTTTTGAAAATTCTTCTTTTACAATATTCTCTAAAGATATATTATTAACCGCAATACTTTTTTCTAAATTTAAGGCTTCATCATTTGAAATATCAGGTCTTAAAACAGTTCCTACATTAACACCTACATGTCTAGATAAACTTCCACCTAAACCTAAATTGAGAGAAAAAGGACTAGGTACAGTTTTAGGAGCAGATAAAACTACAACATTTTTATATAAAGAAAAAGATTTCATTTGTTCATTTATTTTAACTTCATTTTTTGAAGAACAAGCAGTAAAAAAGAGTAAAGACAATGATATAAGAAGTGTTTTAAAAAGATATGACATGATAAAATTCCTTGTTATTTTTTATTTATAATAACATAATAAAAAGAAATTAATATTAAGTACTTTGTATCTCTTTTGTATTAAATTTACCTTGTAAGAAATCAGAAATTTGAATAAGACAAAAAGTAACCAGAAATATCATCAAACCAGGAAAGAAACTAACCCACCACGCAATATCAATAACACTTTTTCCATCACTTAAAAGAGAGCCCCAAGACATTTGAGGTGGATTTATTCCTAAACCTAAAAAAGAAAGTCCAGATTCAGCTAAGATTGAACCACCTACTCCAAAAGTAAAAGATATTAAAAAAATTGGAGCTAATAAAGGTGCAAAATATTTAAAAATTATTTTCATAGTTGAAACATTTGATAGTTTTAATATTTTTATATATGGTTTATTTCCTATTGCAAAACTTTCACTTCTAATTAGTCTTGCCATTCCCATCCAACCAGTAATTGAGATTACAATAATTAAAATTACAGATGAAGCTTGAATATATGAAACCAAGGCTAAAAGTAAAAAGAAAGTAGGAAAAGTTAAAAATAAATCAATCATAATTGTAATTGTTTTATCAATATTACCTTTAAAATATCCAGCATTTATTCCAATAAATAAACCAATCAAAGAAGAGATACTAGCAGCTAAAAACCCAATAATAAGTGAAGTTTGTCCACCTTCTAAAATTCTTGCTAAATTATCTCGACCAAGTCTATCTGTTCCAAATAAATGTTCAAAAGATGGACTTGTTAATATTTTTAAAGGATTTAATTCATAAGGAGATACAGTGTAAAAAAATGGCAATACAAAAACCAATACAATTAATGAAACTAATAAATATACTGCAAATTTATACATTTTTTCTACCTATGAATAAAAATAATATGAAAGTGAACTTTTTCCAAATTTTTTAGTTTTCTTCAAAGAAAATTTACCAAGAGTATTTGGAATTTCTAAAGTTGAAACATGCTCTATAATAATCATGAAAATATTTTCATTTTCAATTTCTTCAATCATTTTAAATGATTTTGTATATATCTCATCCATTCCTTCTCTATAATCAAAAGGTGGATCAACATATAATATAATTTCATCATTAGAATTTTTTAAAGACTCTAAAATTGCTGGAGTTTGAACAAATGTATCACCTAGCATAGTTTCACATTTATTCATTTCAATTGCTTTACAATTTTTAACTAAAATATTGTAAGAATTTCTATCTAATTCTACAAAATATGCTCTTTTAGCATCTCTTGAAACTGCTTCAAGACCAATTGAACCAGAACCTGCGAAAGATTCTACAAACACTTTATCAATTATATCAAATTGTAAAACATTAAAAAGTGATTCTTTAAGTCTTGATTTTGATGATCTTGTAACTTCTAATGAAGGTAAAGCAATTGTTTTACCTTTATATTTTCCTGCAATAATTTTTGTTGTTGGTGTATTTATTTTCATTTATCTTTTATATTCTTTCTTTTTTAAAGCTTATCTTGCGTAAGATTGAGCTCTTAATTCTCTAATTACATTTACTTTTATTTCACCTGGATATTGAACTTTTTCTTCAATTTCTTTGGCAATTTCAGTAGCTAAAATAACAGCTTCATCATCATTTACTAAATCAGCTTTTACTATAACTCTAACTTCTCGACCTGCATTAATTGCATAAGCATTTAATACTCCTGTTTTTGAAGTTGAAATATTTTCAACCTCTTCTACTCTTTTTAAGAAACTTTCTAGAACTTCTCTTCTTGCACCTGGTCTTGCAGCACTTAATGCATCAGCAGCACAAACAGCAGCACTTTCTACATTTATAGGCTCTTCATGTCCATGATGTGCATAAATACCATTTATTACAGTATCAGGCTCATCATATCTTCTACAAATCTCAGCTCCTAAATCTACATGTGAACCTGGCATATCATGCGTTAATGCTTTACCAATATCATGTAATAATCCAGCACGTCTTGCTAAAATTGCATCTCCACCCATTTGTGCAGCTAATAATCCAGCTAAATGAGATACTTCTAAAGTATGAGCAAGCGCATTTTGTCCATAAGAGGCTCTATATCTTAGACGACCAACTAATTTAACAAGTTCAGGATGCATTGTTTTTATACCAAGCTCATGAATTACATCTTCACCCTCTTTTAATATATTTTTATCAAACTCAATTTTAACTTTATTATAAATCTCTTCAATTCTAGCAGGTTGAATTCTTCCATCTTCTAATAAATCTTTTATAGTTTTTGTAGCAATTGCCCTTCTATAAAGGTTAAATGAAGAAATAGTAATAGTATTAGGAGTATCATCAATAATAATATCAACACCTAATAACATTTCAAGAGCTTTAATATTTCGCCCTTCTTTACCAATAATCTTACCCTTTGTTTCATCATCACTAATTGGTAAATTATTAATTAATCTTTCAGCTGCAAACTCGCCTGCATATCTAGTAACTGCATGAGAAAGCATATTATTTATTTCATTTTTTGTGTTTGCCTCTGCAAGTTTATATTTTTTTCTAAAAATTGAAGCAATTTGTGCTCTAGAGTCTTCTTTTACTTTTTCAAGCATTAACTCTTTTGCTTCATCAACTGTTAAACCACATGCATTTTCTAAAATTTTAATTGCTTCTAAAGTTTTAGTTTCATAAGTTCTTTTTTGAGCTTCTAAACCCTCTTTTATTGTTGTTATTTTTTTATTTTTTTCAACAATTTCTTCTTTTTCAGATTTAATTATTTTTAATTCTGATTCAAGATGTTCGTTTAGTTCTCGCTCTTTCTTTTCAATTTTTGCAAGCATTGTGTCATAATCTCTTCTTGCATTTTTGAACTCTTTATCACACTCAATTTTTGCTTTTAATTGAGAATCTTTTAAAGAAACTTCAGCTTCATGCTCAATTACTTTTGCTTTTGCCTTAGCTTGTTCAATAAATACTTGAAATTTAGCTTTATCTATTTTCCTAACAACAATAATACTTAGCAATGCACTAATAATTGCAACTGCTATACATCCAATAATATATTCCATATTCAAAACCTTAATTAGTTATTATATAATCTGCTTGAATATCGTAGCTTTCAGATAAAATTTTATCACTTTTACAAAGTATTAATTGCGTAAAAACAAGTGTTGGTTTATAAGATAATCTATCAAAAAATCTGTCATACATTCCTTTACCAAAGCCAATTCTTTTACCAATAGCATCTACTCCCACAATAGGTACTATGGCTAAATCAATCTTATCTGCTTTAAAAAAAGAGTTATTTGGTTCTTTTATTCCAAACTTCTTTTTTTGTAAAGGTAATCTATATTTAACTATCTTAAAACTGTCACCTTCCATATATGGAACATAAACATTTTTATTTTTTATTTTTCTTAATTTGTTAATTAATGCTTGAACATCAACCTCAATACCTAATGGTATATACAATAAAATATTTTGTGCTTTGTTTTTATTTATAAAATTTTCTAATTTCTTTAAGATTATTTTGTCTTTATAATACTTTGAAGTGACACTTGTAAACTTTAATCTTTTTATACACGATTTTCTAAAATCACTTTTGTGATTTAATTCCATTTTTAAGCCTCACTTGGGTAAAATTCCTACCCAACAAATAATTTTACCTAAAGGAATTAAAATGCAGTTTAAAACATTAGCATTTTTGTCAATATTATCAATTTTTATTTTTACTGGATGTAATTCAAAAACTGATAGCGACGAAGTTAATAAGACGACAATAGAAAAAGAAGAAGTAAAAAGAACCAACTTTGTATTAAAAACAACAGATAATTTAGATTTAAATGTTGAAATAGATAAAGATAAGATTATTTTCAAAGATTATCCTGAAAAAATCATTCTTCTAAACTTTTTTGCGACATGGTGTCCACCTTGTAAAGCTGAAATTCCAAATTTAATTGATTTACAAAATAAATATGCAAATGATTTTAAAGTTGTATCAATTTTACTAGAACAAGGTAAAACAAATGAAGATATAAAAGAATTTATTAGTAAATACAATATTAATTACCAAGTTACAAATAGTGAAGAAAATTTTGCTTTATCAACAGCTTTGGGT
This sequence is a window from Poseidonibacter parvus. Protein-coding genes within it:
- the rsmD gene encoding 16S rRNA (guanine(966)-N(2))-methyltransferase RsmD; this translates as MKINTPTTKIIAGKYKGKTIALPSLEVTRSSKSRLKESLFNVLQFDIIDKVFVESFAGSGSIGLEAVSRDAKRAYFVELDRNSYNILVKNCKAIEMNKCETMLGDTFVQTPAILESLKNSNDEIILYVDPPFDYREGMDEIYTKSFKMIEEIENENIFMIIIEHVSTLEIPNTLGKFSLKKTKKFGKSSLSYYFYS
- a CDS encoding SDR family NAD(P)-dependent oxidoreductase produces the protein MNNILITGCSTGIGLETALVLKQNGFKVYASAREQDDVTKLTNLGFDTFKIDVTKKEDISNALNTILENDKKLDAVFNNAGYGQPGAVEDISVEVLKEQFETNVFGLHELTLQTMKIFRKQGFGKIIQHSSVLGIISLKFRGAYNASKYAIEGLTDTLRQEVLNSNIYVSVINTGPVTSEFRANALKMFNKNIDIENSHFSQKYKKELKKRLESKEDNTPFTLPSSSVANIVFDIMNSKKPKPRYYVTKATYILGFCKRIFSTSIMDKILNKM
- the rny gene encoding ribonuclease Y gives rise to the protein MEYIIGCIAVAIISALLSIIVVRKIDKAKFQVFIEQAKAKAKVIEHEAEVSLKDSQLKAKIECDKEFKNARRDYDTMLAKIEKKERELNEHLESELKIIKSEKEEIVEKNKKITTIKEGLEAQKRTYETKTLEAIKILENACGLTVDEAKELMLEKVKEDSRAQIASIFRKKYKLAEANTKNEINNMLSHAVTRYAGEFAAERLINNLPISDDETKGKIIGKEGRNIKALEMLLGVDIIIDDTPNTITISSFNLYRRAIATKTIKDLLEDGRIQPARIEEIYNKVKIEFDKNILKEGEDVIHELGIKTMHPELVKLVGRLRYRASYGQNALAHTLEVSHLAGLLAAQMGGDAILARRAGLLHDIGKALTHDMPGSHVDLGAEICRRYDEPDTVINGIYAHHGHEEPINVESAAVCAADALSAARPGARREVLESFLKRVEEVENISTSKTGVLNAYAINAGREVRVIVKADLVNDDEAVILATEIAKEIEEKVQYPGEIKVNVIRELRAQSYAR
- a CDS encoding TlpA family protein disulfide reductase, with product MQFKTLAFLSILSIFIFTGCNSKTDSDEVNKTTIEKEEVKRTNFVLKTTDNLDLNVEIDKDKIIFKDYPEKIILLNFFATWCPPCKAEIPNLIDLQNKYANDFKVVSILLEQGKTNEDIKEFISKYNINYQVTNSEENFALSTALGEIKSIPTMYMIDKKSTIFQKYVGIVPVEMMEIDIKKVLEK
- a CDS encoding 5-formyltetrahydrofolate cyclo-ligase, translated to MELNHKSDFRKSCIKRLKFTSVTSKYYKDKIILKKLENFINKNKAQNILLYIPLGIEVDVQALINKLRKIKNKNVYVPYMEGDSFKIVKYRLPLQKKKFGIKEPNNSFFKADKIDLAIVPIVGVDAIGKRIGFGKGMYDRFFDRLSYKPTLVFTQLILCKSDKILSESYDIQADYIITN
- a CDS encoding ABC transporter permease, with product MYKFAVYLLVSLIVLVFVLPFFYTVSPYELNPLKILTSPSFEHLFGTDRLGRDNLARILEGGQTSLIIGFLAASISSLIGLFIGINAGYFKGNIDKTITIMIDLFLTFPTFFLLLALVSYIQASSVILIIVISITGWMGMARLIRSESFAIGNKPYIKILKLSNVSTMKIIFKYFAPLLAPIFLISFTFGVGGSILAESGLSFLGLGINPPQMSWGSLLSDGKSVIDIAWWVSFFPGLMIFLVTFCLIQISDFLQGKFNTKEIQST